One window of the Diceros bicornis minor isolate mBicDic1 chromosome 40, mDicBic1.mat.cur, whole genome shotgun sequence genome contains the following:
- the GPAT2 gene encoding glycerol-3-phosphate acyltransferase 2, mitochondrial isoform X1, which yields MDTVLETRLQTQQKSSQNGQETSLWSSGFGMKLEAVTPFLGKYRPFVGRCCQTCTPKSWESLFHRSIMDLGFCNVILVKEENTRFRGWLVRRLCYFLWSLEQHIPPCRDAPKKIMESTGVQNIISGRAPGGAGEGQVPSLVKKEVQRILDHIQAPPCPFLLRLFSWALLRFLNCLFLNVQLHKGQMKMVHKAAQAGSPVVFLSTHKSLLDGILLPFVLLSQGLGVLRVAWDPRACSPTLRALLRKLGGLFLPLEANLPLDSSEGVLARAVVHAAMEQLLVSRQPLLIFLEELPGAQGPRLSALGQAWLGLVVQAVKVGIIPDAMLVPVAVTYDLVPDAPRYAHHASAPLGLWTGALAVLRSLRGWGCSRRVCVRVQLAQPFSLQEYTINARSCWGSRQTLEQLLQPIVLGQCTAVPDTEKEQEWAPVTGPLLALKEEDQLLVRRLSCHVLNASVASSAVMSTAIMATLLLFKHPKGVFLSQLLGEFSWLTEETLLRGFDVGFSGQLRCLLQHTLSLLRAHVALLCVRQGDLLVVPRPGPGLMRLARLSAELLPAFLSEAVGACAVRGLLAGRVPPEGPWELQGIELLSQNELYRQILLLLHLLPQDLLLLPPCQSSYCYCQEVLDRLIQCGLLVAEETPGSRPACDTGRQRLSARLLWKPSGDFTDSDSDDFEEAEGRYFRLSQQSRCPDFFLFLCRLLSPLLKAFAQAAAFLHQGQLPDTESGYMEQLFQFLQATAQEEGFFECVDPNLAISAIWTFRDLGVLQQTPSPAGPVLHLSPTFASRDNQEKLEQFIRQFICG from the exons ATGGACACCGTTTTGGAAACCAGACTCCAAACTCAGCAGAAGAGCAGCCAGAATGGCCAGGAG ACCAGCCTGTGGTCCTCAGGCTTTGGGATGAAGCTGGAAGCTGTCACCCCATTCCTGGGGAAATATCGCCCCTTTGTGGGTCGTTGCTGCCAGACCTGCACCCCTAAGAGCTGG GAGTCCCTCTTCCACAGAAGCATAATGGATCTAGGCTTCTGCAATGTGATCCTGGTGAAGGAGGAGAACACCAG GTTTCGGGGCTGGCTGGTTCGGAGGCTCTGCTATTTCTTGTGGTCACTGGAGCAGCACATACCCCCCTGCCGGGATGCCCCAAAGAAGATCATGGAAAGCACTGG GGTGCAGAACATCATCTCAGGGAGGGccccaggaggggctggggaaggcCAGGTGCCCAGCCTTGTGAAGAAGGAGGTACAGCGCATCCTGGACCACATCCAGGCTCCGCCCTGCCCCTTCTTGCTCAG GCTGTTCAGCTGGGCACTGTTGCGGTTCCTGAACTGCCTCTTCCTGAATGTGCAGCTCCACAAGGGCCAGATGAAGATGGTCCACAAGGCCGCCCAGGCG GGCTCGCCGGTTGTCTTCCTCTCTACCCACAAGTCactcctggatgggatcctgctGCCCTTTGTGCTGCTCTCCCAGGGCTTGGGCGTGCTCCGTGTGGCTTGGGACCCCCGTGCCTGCTCCCCAACCCTCAG AGCTCTGCTGAGGAAGCTTGGGGGACTTTTTCTGCCCCTAGAGGCCAACCTCCCCCTGGACAGTTCTGAGGGAGTCCTTGCAAGGGCTGTGGTCCATGCG GCTATGGAGCAGCTGCTGGTCAGCAGGCAGCCCTTGCTCATCTTTCTGGAGGAGCtccctggggcccaggggccTCGGCTGTCAGCCTTGGGCCAGGCCTGGCTGGGACTGGTGGTGCAGGCAGTCAAGGTGGGCATCATCCCAGATGCTATGCTGGTGCCAGTGGCCGTCACCTATGACCTGGTTCCAGATGCACCACGTTACGCACACCAC GCCTCAGCCCCACTGGGACTGTGGACAGGAGCTCTGGCTGTCCTGCGgagcctgcgaggctggggctgTAGCCGCCGGGTCTGTGTCCGTGTGCAGCTGGCCCAGCCCTTCTCCCTGCAG GAATACACCATCAACGCCAGAAGCTGTTGGGGTAGCAGGCAGACCCTGGAGCAGCTGCTGCAGCCCATCGTGCTGGGCCAATG TACTGCTGTCCCAGACACTGAGAAGGAACAGGAGTGGGCTCCAGTAACTGGGCCCCTTCTGGCCCTCAAGGAGGAGGACCAGCTCCTGGTCAGGAGGCTGAGCTGTCACGTCCTGAATG CCAGCGTGGCGAGCTCGGCGGTGATGAGCACGGCCATCATGGCGACACTGCTGCTGTTTAAGCATCCGAAG GGGGTGTTCCTGTCACAGCTCCTGGGGGAGTTCTCCTGGCTGACGGAAGAGACATTGCTGCGCGGCTTTGACGTGGGCTTCTCAGGGCAGCTGCGGTGCCTGTTGCAGCACACACTGAGCCTGCTGCGGGCACACGTGGCTCTGCTGTGCGTCCGCCAAGGGGATTTGCTGGTGGTTCCACGGCCTGGGCCAGGCCTCATGCGCCTCGCACGCCTGAGCGCTGAGCTGCTGCCCGCCTTCCTGAGTGAGGCCGTGGGCG cctgTGCTGTGCGGGGGCTGCTGGCAGGCAGAGTGCCACCTGAGGGGCCCTGGGAGCTGCAGGGCATCGAGCTGCTGAGCCAGAACGAGCTGTACCGCCAGATCCTGCTGCTGCTGCACCTGCTGCCACaagacctgctgctgctgccg CCTTGCCAGTCTTCCTACTGCTACTGTCAGGAGGTGCTGGACCGTCTCATCCAGTGTGGGCTCCTGGTTGCTGAGGAG ACCCCAGGCTCCCGGCCAGCCTGCGACACAGGACGACAGCGTTTGAGTGCAAGGCTGCTGTGGAAACCGAGTGGGGACTTCACTGATAGTGACAGTGATGACTTCGAGGAGGCTGAGGGCCGGTACTTTAGG CTCAGTCAACAGTCGCGCTGCCCtgacttcttcctctttctctgccgCCTGCTCAGCCCACTGCTCAAGGCCTTCGCACAGGCTGCCGCCTTCCTCCACCAGGGACAGCTGCCTGATACTG AGTCAGGCTACATGGAGCAGCTGTTCCAGTTCTTGCAGGCCACTGCCCAGGAGGAAGGGTTCTTCG agTGTGTGGACCCAAATCTAGCCATCAGTGCTATCTGGACCTTCAGAGACCTGGGG GTACTACAGCAGACACCTAGCCCTGCAGGCCCCGTGCTCCACCTGTCCCCTACGTTTGCCAGCCGGGACAATCAGGAAAAGCTGGAACAGTTCATTCGGCAGTTCATTTGTGGCTAG
- the GPAT2 gene encoding glycerol-3-phosphate acyltransferase 2, mitochondrial isoform X2, which produces MDTVLETRLQTQQKSSQNGQETSLWSSGFGMKLEAVTPFLGKYRPFVGRCCQTCTPKSWESLFHRSIMDLGFCNVILVKEENTRFRGWLVRRLCYFLWSLEQHIPPCRDAPKKIMESTGVQNIISGRAPGGAGEGQVPSLVKKEVQRILDHIQAPPCPFLLRLFSWALLRFLNCLFLNVQLHKGQMKMVHKAAQAGSPVVFLSTHKSLLDGILLPFVLLSQGLGVLRVAWDPRACSPTLRALLRKLGGLFLPLEANLPLDSSEGVLARAVVHAAMEQLLVSRQPLLIFLEELPGAQGPRLSALGQAWLGLVVQAVKVGIIPDAMLVPVAVTYDLVPDAPRYAHHASAPLGLWTGALAVLRSLRGWGCSRRVCVRVQLAQPFSLQEYTINARSCWGSRQTLEQLLQPIVLGQCTAVPDTEKEQEWAPVTGPLLALKEEDQLLVRRLSCHVLNASVASSAVMSTAIMATLLLFKHPKLLGEFSWLTEETLLRGFDVGFSGQLRCLLQHTLSLLRAHVALLCVRQGDLLVVPRPGPGLMRLARLSAELLPAFLSEAVGACAVRGLLAGRVPPEGPWELQGIELLSQNELYRQILLLLHLLPQDLLLLPPCQSSYCYCQEVLDRLIQCGLLVAEETPGSRPACDTGRQRLSARLLWKPSGDFTDSDSDDFEEAEGRYFRLSQQSRCPDFFLFLCRLLSPLLKAFAQAAAFLHQGQLPDTESGYMEQLFQFLQATAQEEGFFECVDPNLAISAIWTFRDLGVLQQTPSPAGPVLHLSPTFASRDNQEKLEQFIRQFICG; this is translated from the exons ATGGACACCGTTTTGGAAACCAGACTCCAAACTCAGCAGAAGAGCAGCCAGAATGGCCAGGAG ACCAGCCTGTGGTCCTCAGGCTTTGGGATGAAGCTGGAAGCTGTCACCCCATTCCTGGGGAAATATCGCCCCTTTGTGGGTCGTTGCTGCCAGACCTGCACCCCTAAGAGCTGG GAGTCCCTCTTCCACAGAAGCATAATGGATCTAGGCTTCTGCAATGTGATCCTGGTGAAGGAGGAGAACACCAG GTTTCGGGGCTGGCTGGTTCGGAGGCTCTGCTATTTCTTGTGGTCACTGGAGCAGCACATACCCCCCTGCCGGGATGCCCCAAAGAAGATCATGGAAAGCACTGG GGTGCAGAACATCATCTCAGGGAGGGccccaggaggggctggggaaggcCAGGTGCCCAGCCTTGTGAAGAAGGAGGTACAGCGCATCCTGGACCACATCCAGGCTCCGCCCTGCCCCTTCTTGCTCAG GCTGTTCAGCTGGGCACTGTTGCGGTTCCTGAACTGCCTCTTCCTGAATGTGCAGCTCCACAAGGGCCAGATGAAGATGGTCCACAAGGCCGCCCAGGCG GGCTCGCCGGTTGTCTTCCTCTCTACCCACAAGTCactcctggatgggatcctgctGCCCTTTGTGCTGCTCTCCCAGGGCTTGGGCGTGCTCCGTGTGGCTTGGGACCCCCGTGCCTGCTCCCCAACCCTCAG AGCTCTGCTGAGGAAGCTTGGGGGACTTTTTCTGCCCCTAGAGGCCAACCTCCCCCTGGACAGTTCTGAGGGAGTCCTTGCAAGGGCTGTGGTCCATGCG GCTATGGAGCAGCTGCTGGTCAGCAGGCAGCCCTTGCTCATCTTTCTGGAGGAGCtccctggggcccaggggccTCGGCTGTCAGCCTTGGGCCAGGCCTGGCTGGGACTGGTGGTGCAGGCAGTCAAGGTGGGCATCATCCCAGATGCTATGCTGGTGCCAGTGGCCGTCACCTATGACCTGGTTCCAGATGCACCACGTTACGCACACCAC GCCTCAGCCCCACTGGGACTGTGGACAGGAGCTCTGGCTGTCCTGCGgagcctgcgaggctggggctgTAGCCGCCGGGTCTGTGTCCGTGTGCAGCTGGCCCAGCCCTTCTCCCTGCAG GAATACACCATCAACGCCAGAAGCTGTTGGGGTAGCAGGCAGACCCTGGAGCAGCTGCTGCAGCCCATCGTGCTGGGCCAATG TACTGCTGTCCCAGACACTGAGAAGGAACAGGAGTGGGCTCCAGTAACTGGGCCCCTTCTGGCCCTCAAGGAGGAGGACCAGCTCCTGGTCAGGAGGCTGAGCTGTCACGTCCTGAATG CCAGCGTGGCGAGCTCGGCGGTGATGAGCACGGCCATCATGGCGACACTGCTGCTGTTTAAGCATCCGAAG CTCCTGGGGGAGTTCTCCTGGCTGACGGAAGAGACATTGCTGCGCGGCTTTGACGTGGGCTTCTCAGGGCAGCTGCGGTGCCTGTTGCAGCACACACTGAGCCTGCTGCGGGCACACGTGGCTCTGCTGTGCGTCCGCCAAGGGGATTTGCTGGTGGTTCCACGGCCTGGGCCAGGCCTCATGCGCCTCGCACGCCTGAGCGCTGAGCTGCTGCCCGCCTTCCTGAGTGAGGCCGTGGGCG cctgTGCTGTGCGGGGGCTGCTGGCAGGCAGAGTGCCACCTGAGGGGCCCTGGGAGCTGCAGGGCATCGAGCTGCTGAGCCAGAACGAGCTGTACCGCCAGATCCTGCTGCTGCTGCACCTGCTGCCACaagacctgctgctgctgccg CCTTGCCAGTCTTCCTACTGCTACTGTCAGGAGGTGCTGGACCGTCTCATCCAGTGTGGGCTCCTGGTTGCTGAGGAG ACCCCAGGCTCCCGGCCAGCCTGCGACACAGGACGACAGCGTTTGAGTGCAAGGCTGCTGTGGAAACCGAGTGGGGACTTCACTGATAGTGACAGTGATGACTTCGAGGAGGCTGAGGGCCGGTACTTTAGG CTCAGTCAACAGTCGCGCTGCCCtgacttcttcctctttctctgccgCCTGCTCAGCCCACTGCTCAAGGCCTTCGCACAGGCTGCCGCCTTCCTCCACCAGGGACAGCTGCCTGATACTG AGTCAGGCTACATGGAGCAGCTGTTCCAGTTCTTGCAGGCCACTGCCCAGGAGGAAGGGTTCTTCG agTGTGTGGACCCAAATCTAGCCATCAGTGCTATCTGGACCTTCAGAGACCTGGGG GTACTACAGCAGACACCTAGCCCTGCAGGCCCCGTGCTCCACCTGTCCCCTACGTTTGCCAGCCGGGACAATCAGGAAAAGCTGGAACAGTTCATTCGGCAGTTCATTTGTGGCTAG